From the Cervus elaphus chromosome 20, mCerEla1.1, whole genome shotgun sequence genome, one window contains:
- the SV2A gene encoding synaptic vesicle glycoprotein 2A isoform X1, translating to MEEGFRDRAAFIRGAKDIAKEVKKHAAKKVVKGLDRVQDEYSRRSYSRFEEEDDDDDFPAPADGYYRGEGAQDEEEGGASSDATEGHDEDDEIYEGEYQGIPRAESGGKGERMADGAPLAGVRGGLGDGEGPPGGRGEAQRRKEREELAQQYEAILRECGHGRFQWTLYFVLGLALMADGVEVFVVGFVLPSAEKDMCLSDSNKGMLGLIVYLGMMVGAFLWGGLADRLGRRQCLLISLSVNSVFAFFSSFVQGYGTFLFCRLLSGVGIGGSIPIVFSYFSEFLAQEKRGEHLSWLCMFWMIGGVYAAAMAWAIIPHYGWSFQMGSAYQFHSWRVFVLVCAFPSVFAIGALTTQPESPRFFLENGKHDEAWMVLKQVHDTNMRAKGHPERVFSVTHIKTIHQEDELIEIQSDTGTWYQRWGVRALSLGGQVWGNFLSCFGPEYRRITLMMMGVWFTMSFSYYGLTVWFPDMIRHLQAVDYAARTKVFPGERVEHVTFNFTLENQIHRGGQYFNDKFIGLRLKSVSFEDSLFEECYFEDVTSSNTFFRNCTFINTVFYNTDLFEYKFVNSRLVNSTFLHNKEGCPLDVTGTGEGAYMVYFVSFLGTLAVLPGNIVSALLMDKIGRLRMLAGSSVMSCVSCFFLSFGNSESAMIALLCLFGGVSIASWNALDVLTVELYPSDKRTTAFGFLNALCKLAAVLGISIFTSFVGITKAAPILFASAALALGSSLALKLPETRGQVLQ from the exons ATGGAAGAGGGCTTCAGAGACCGGGCAGCTTTCATCCGTGGGGCCAAAGACATTGCCAAGGAAGTCAAGAAGCATGCAGCCAAGAAGGTGGTGAAGGGCCTGGACAGAGTCCAGGACGAATATTCCCGGAGATCCTACTCTCGTTTTGAGGAGGAGGACGATGATGATGACTTCCCTGCCCCTGCTGATGGCTATTACCGCGGGGAAGGGGCCCAGGATGAGGAGGAAGGCGGCGCATCTAGCGATGCCACGGAGGGCCACGATGAGGATGATGAGATCTACGAGGGGGAATATCAGGGCATCCCCCGGGCAGAGTCTGGGGGCAAAGGCGAGCGGATGGCAGATGGGGCGCCCCTGGCTGGAGTGAGGGGGGGCTTGGGTGATGGGGAGGGTCCTCCGGGAGGGCGGGGAGAAGCACAGCGGCGGAAAGAACGGGAAGAGCTAGCCCAGCAGTATGAAGCCATACTGCGGGAGTGCGGCCACGGCCGCTTCCAGTGGACACTGTACTTCGTGCTTGGTCTGGCGCTGATGGCCGACGGCGTCGAGGTCTTTGTGGTGGGGTTCGTGCTGCCCAGTGCTGAGAAAGACATGTGCCTGTCTGACTCCAACAAAGGCATGCTGG GCCTCATTGTCTACCTGGGCATGATGGTGGGAGCCTTCCTCTGGGGAGGGCTGGCTGATCGGCTGGGTCGGAGACAGTGTCTGCTCATCTCACTCTCAGTCAACAGTGTCTTCGCCTTTTTCTCATCTTTCGTCCAGGGTTATGGCACTTTCCTTTTCTGCCGTCTCCTTTCTGGGGTTGG GATTGGAGGGTCCATCCCCATCGTCTTCTCCTATTTCTCGGAGTTTCTGGCACAGGAGAAACGTGGGGAGCATTTGAGCTGGCTCTGCATGTTTTGGATGATTGGTGGAGTGTACGCAGCTGCTATGGCCTGGGCCATCATCCCCCACTATG GATGGAGCTTTCAGATGGGGTCTGCTTACCAGTTCCACAGCTGGAGGGTCTTTGTCCTCGTCTGCGCTTTCCCTTCTGTGTTTGCCATTGGGGCTCTGACCACACAGCCTGAAAGCCCCCGTTTCTTCCTGGAG AATGGGAAGCATGATGAGGCCTGGATGGTACTGAAGCAGGTCCATGACACCAACATGCGCGCCAAGGGGCATCCTGAGCGAGTCTTCTCG GTAACCCACATTAAGACAATTCATCAGGAGGATGAGTTGATTGAAATCCAGTCAGACACAGGGACCTGGTACCAGCGCTGGGGGGTCCGGGCCTTGAGCCTGGGAGGGCAG GTCTGGGGgaattttctctcttgttttggCCCAGAATACCGCCGCATCACTCTGATGATGATGGGTGTGTGGTTCACCATGTCATTCAG CTACTATGGCCTGACTGTCTGGTTTCCCGACATGATCCGCCATCTCCAAGCGGTGGACTATGCAGCCCGCACCAAAGTGTTTCCTGGGGAACGCGTGGAACATGTGACTTTTAACTTCACCTTGGAGAATCAGATCCACCGAGGGGGACAGTACTTCAATGACAA GTTCATTGGGCTACGTCTGAAGTCAGTGTCCTTTGAGGACTCCCTATTTGAGGAGTGTTACTTCGAGGATGTCACATCCAGCAACACATTTTTCCGCAACTGCACATTCATCAACACCGTGTTCTATAACACTG ACCTGTTTGAGTACAAGTTTGTGAACAGCCGTCTGGTGAATAGCACATTCCTGCACAACAAGGAGGGCTGCCCCCTGGACGTGACGGGGACGGGTGAAGGCGCCTACATGGTGTATTTTGTCAGCTTCTTGGGGACGCTGGCTGTGCTTCCTGGGAACATTGTGTCCGCTCTGCTCATGGACAAGATTGGCAGGCTCCGAATGCTTG CTGGCTCCAGCGTgatgtcctgtgtctcctgcttcttCCTGTCTTTCGGGAACAGTGAGTCTGCCATGATTGCTCTGCTCTGCCTTTTCGGGGGGGTCAGCATCGCATCCTGGAACGCGCTGGACGTGTTGACTGTTGAACTCTACCCCTCGGACAAGAG GACCACAGCCTTCGGCTTCCTGAATGCCCTGTGTAAGCTGGCAGCTGTGCTGGGGATCAGCATCTTCACGTCCTTTGTGGGAATCACCAAGGCTGCCCCCATCCTCTTTGCCTCAGCTGCCCTTGCCCTCGGGAGTTCTCTGGCCCTGAAGCTGCCCGAGACCCGGGGGCAGGTGCTGCAGTGA
- the SV2A gene encoding synaptic vesicle glycoprotein 2A isoform X2, whose amino-acid sequence MFWMIGGVYAAAMAWAIIPHYGWSFQMGSAYQFHSWRVFVLVCAFPSVFAIGALTTQPESPRFFLENGKHDEAWMVLKQVHDTNMRAKGHPERVFSVTHIKTIHQEDELIEIQSDTGTWYQRWGVRALSLGGQVWGNFLSCFGPEYRRITLMMMGVWFTMSFSYYGLTVWFPDMIRHLQAVDYAARTKVFPGERVEHVTFNFTLENQIHRGGQYFNDKFIGLRLKSVSFEDSLFEECYFEDVTSSNTFFRNCTFINTVFYNTDLFEYKFVNSRLVNSTFLHNKEGCPLDVTGTGEGAYMVYFVSFLGTLAVLPGNIVSALLMDKIGRLRMLAGSSVMSCVSCFFLSFGNSESAMIALLCLFGGVSIASWNALDVLTVELYPSDKRTTAFGFLNALCKLAAVLGISIFTSFVGITKAAPILFASAALALGSSLALKLPETRGQVLQ is encoded by the exons ATGTTTTGGATGATTGGTGGAGTGTACGCAGCTGCTATGGCCTGGGCCATCATCCCCCACTATG GATGGAGCTTTCAGATGGGGTCTGCTTACCAGTTCCACAGCTGGAGGGTCTTTGTCCTCGTCTGCGCTTTCCCTTCTGTGTTTGCCATTGGGGCTCTGACCACACAGCCTGAAAGCCCCCGTTTCTTCCTGGAG AATGGGAAGCATGATGAGGCCTGGATGGTACTGAAGCAGGTCCATGACACCAACATGCGCGCCAAGGGGCATCCTGAGCGAGTCTTCTCG GTAACCCACATTAAGACAATTCATCAGGAGGATGAGTTGATTGAAATCCAGTCAGACACAGGGACCTGGTACCAGCGCTGGGGGGTCCGGGCCTTGAGCCTGGGAGGGCAG GTCTGGGGgaattttctctcttgttttggCCCAGAATACCGCCGCATCACTCTGATGATGATGGGTGTGTGGTTCACCATGTCATTCAG CTACTATGGCCTGACTGTCTGGTTTCCCGACATGATCCGCCATCTCCAAGCGGTGGACTATGCAGCCCGCACCAAAGTGTTTCCTGGGGAACGCGTGGAACATGTGACTTTTAACTTCACCTTGGAGAATCAGATCCACCGAGGGGGACAGTACTTCAATGACAA GTTCATTGGGCTACGTCTGAAGTCAGTGTCCTTTGAGGACTCCCTATTTGAGGAGTGTTACTTCGAGGATGTCACATCCAGCAACACATTTTTCCGCAACTGCACATTCATCAACACCGTGTTCTATAACACTG ACCTGTTTGAGTACAAGTTTGTGAACAGCCGTCTGGTGAATAGCACATTCCTGCACAACAAGGAGGGCTGCCCCCTGGACGTGACGGGGACGGGTGAAGGCGCCTACATGGTGTATTTTGTCAGCTTCTTGGGGACGCTGGCTGTGCTTCCTGGGAACATTGTGTCCGCTCTGCTCATGGACAAGATTGGCAGGCTCCGAATGCTTG CTGGCTCCAGCGTgatgtcctgtgtctcctgcttcttCCTGTCTTTCGGGAACAGTGAGTCTGCCATGATTGCTCTGCTCTGCCTTTTCGGGGGGGTCAGCATCGCATCCTGGAACGCGCTGGACGTGTTGACTGTTGAACTCTACCCCTCGGACAAGAG GACCACAGCCTTCGGCTTCCTGAATGCCCTGTGTAAGCTGGCAGCTGTGCTGGGGATCAGCATCTTCACGTCCTTTGTGGGAATCACCAAGGCTGCCCCCATCCTCTTTGCCTCAGCTGCCCTTGCCCTCGGGAGTTCTCTGGCCCTGAAGCTGCCCGAGACCCGGGGGCAGGTGCTGCAGTGA
- the SV2A gene encoding synaptic vesicle glycoprotein 2A isoform X3: MNGKHDEAWMVLKQVHDTNMRAKGHPERVFSVTHIKTIHQEDELIEIQSDTGTWYQRWGVRALSLGGQVWGNFLSCFGPEYRRITLMMMGVWFTMSFSYYGLTVWFPDMIRHLQAVDYAARTKVFPGERVEHVTFNFTLENQIHRGGQYFNDKFIGLRLKSVSFEDSLFEECYFEDVTSSNTFFRNCTFINTVFYNTDLFEYKFVNSRLVNSTFLHNKEGCPLDVTGTGEGAYMVYFVSFLGTLAVLPGNIVSALLMDKIGRLRMLAGSSVMSCVSCFFLSFGNSESAMIALLCLFGGVSIASWNALDVLTVELYPSDKRTTAFGFLNALCKLAAVLGISIFTSFVGITKAAPILFASAALALGSSLALKLPETRGQVLQ; the protein is encoded by the exons ATG AATGGGAAGCATGATGAGGCCTGGATGGTACTGAAGCAGGTCCATGACACCAACATGCGCGCCAAGGGGCATCCTGAGCGAGTCTTCTCG GTAACCCACATTAAGACAATTCATCAGGAGGATGAGTTGATTGAAATCCAGTCAGACACAGGGACCTGGTACCAGCGCTGGGGGGTCCGGGCCTTGAGCCTGGGAGGGCAG GTCTGGGGgaattttctctcttgttttggCCCAGAATACCGCCGCATCACTCTGATGATGATGGGTGTGTGGTTCACCATGTCATTCAG CTACTATGGCCTGACTGTCTGGTTTCCCGACATGATCCGCCATCTCCAAGCGGTGGACTATGCAGCCCGCACCAAAGTGTTTCCTGGGGAACGCGTGGAACATGTGACTTTTAACTTCACCTTGGAGAATCAGATCCACCGAGGGGGACAGTACTTCAATGACAA GTTCATTGGGCTACGTCTGAAGTCAGTGTCCTTTGAGGACTCCCTATTTGAGGAGTGTTACTTCGAGGATGTCACATCCAGCAACACATTTTTCCGCAACTGCACATTCATCAACACCGTGTTCTATAACACTG ACCTGTTTGAGTACAAGTTTGTGAACAGCCGTCTGGTGAATAGCACATTCCTGCACAACAAGGAGGGCTGCCCCCTGGACGTGACGGGGACGGGTGAAGGCGCCTACATGGTGTATTTTGTCAGCTTCTTGGGGACGCTGGCTGTGCTTCCTGGGAACATTGTGTCCGCTCTGCTCATGGACAAGATTGGCAGGCTCCGAATGCTTG CTGGCTCCAGCGTgatgtcctgtgtctcctgcttcttCCTGTCTTTCGGGAACAGTGAGTCTGCCATGATTGCTCTGCTCTGCCTTTTCGGGGGGGTCAGCATCGCATCCTGGAACGCGCTGGACGTGTTGACTGTTGAACTCTACCCCTCGGACAAGAG GACCACAGCCTTCGGCTTCCTGAATGCCCTGTGTAAGCTGGCAGCTGTGCTGGGGATCAGCATCTTCACGTCCTTTGTGGGAATCACCAAGGCTGCCCCCATCCTCTTTGCCTCAGCTGCCCTTGCCCTCGGGAGTTCTCTGGCCCTGAAGCTGCCCGAGACCCGGGGGCAGGTGCTGCAGTGA
- the BOLA1 gene encoding bolA-like protein 1 has translation MLSGQLVVRLFSMASRVCLSRGSAGSGVIGPVEAAIRTKLEQALNPEVLELRNESGGHAVPPGSETHFRVAVVSSRFEGLSPLQRHRLVHEALSEELAGPVHALAIQARTPAQWRENPQLDTSPPCLGGSKKSRT, from the coding sequence ATGCTGAGTGGGCAGCTGGTCGTACGCCTGTTCTCCATGGCCAGCCGTGTCTGTCTGTCCCGGGGCAGCGCGGGATCAGGGGTCATCGGTCCCGTCGAGGCTGCCATTCGCACGAAGTTGGAGCAGGCCCTGAACCCCGAAGTGCTGGAGCTGCGTAATGAGAGCGGCGGCCACGCGGTCCCACCGGGCAGTGAGACCCATTTCCGCGTGGCGGTGGTGAGCTCTCGCTTTGAGGGACTGAGCCCCCTACAAAGGCATCGGCTGGTCCATGAGGCGCTGTCAGAAGAGCTGGCTGGGCCAGTCCACGCCCTGGCCATACAGGCGCGGACCCCCGCCCAGTGGAGGGAGAACCCTCAACTGGACACAAGCCCCCCCTGCCTAGGTGGGAGCAAGAAAAGTCGAACCTAA
- the LOC122677083 gene encoding histone H2A type 2-B — translation MSGRGKQGGKARAKAKSRSSRAGLQFPVGRVHRLLRKGNYAERVGAGAPVYLAAVLEYLTAEILELAGNAARDNKKTRIIPRHLQLAVRNDEELNKLLGGVTIAQGGVLPNIQAVLLPKKTESHKPGKNK, via the coding sequence ATGTCAGGCCGCGGAAAGCAGGGAGGCAAAGCTCGGGCCAAGGCTAAGTCGCGCTCATCCCGCGCTGGCCTTCAGTTCCCCGTAGGGCGAGTGCACCGCCTGCTGCGCAAAGGCAACTACGCCGAAAGGGTGGGGGCCGGCGCGCCGGTGTACTTGGCGGCAGTGCTGGAGTACCTGACCGCGGAAATCCTGGAGCTGGCGGGCAACGCCGCCCGAGACAACAAGAAGACGCGCATCATCCCTCGCCATTTGCAACTGGCCGTGAGAAATGATGAGGAGCTCAACAAGTTACTCGGGGGTGTCACTATTGCCCAGGGCGGTGTCTTACCTAACATCCAGGCAGTCTTATTGCCCAAAAAAACGGAGAGTCACAAGCCTGGCAAGAATAAGTAA
- the LOC122677084 gene encoding histone H2A type 2-C translates to MSGRGKQGGKARAKAKSRSSRAGLQFPVGRVHRLLRKGNYAERVGAGAPVYMAAVLEYLTAEILELAGNAARDNKKTRIIPRHLQLAIRNDEELNKLLGKVTIAQGGVLPNIQAVLLPKKTESHKAKSK, encoded by the coding sequence ATGTCTGGTCGCGGAAAGCAGGGAGGCAAGGCCCGCGCAAAGGCCAAGTCGCGTTCGTCCCGCGCAGGCTTGCAGTTCCCGGTAGGGCGGGTGCACCGCCTGCTGCGCAAAGGCAACTACGCTGAGCGGGTGGGGGCCGGCGCGCCCGTCTACATGGCGGCGGTCCTGGAGTACCTGACTGCCGAGATCCTGGAGCTGGCCGGCAACGCGGCGCGAGACAACAAGAAAACGCGCATCATCCCTCGTCACCTGCAGCTGGCCATCCGCAACGACGAAGAGCTGAACAAGCTGTTGGGCAAGGTCACCATCGCCCAGGGCGGCGTTCTGCCCAACATCCAAGCCGTTCTATTACCAAAGAAAACCGAAAGCCATAAGGCCAAAAGCAAATAA
- the LOC122677085 gene encoding histone H2B type 2-E, with translation MPEPAKSAPAPKKGSKKAVTKAQKKDGKKRKRSRKESYSIYVYKVLKQVHPDTGISSKAMGIMNSFVNDIFERIAGEASRLAHYNKRSTITSREIQTAVRLLLPGELAKHAVSEGTKAVTKYTSSK, from the coding sequence ATGCCTGAGCCGGCAAAATCCGCTCCCGCGCCCAAGAAGGGCTCCAAGAAAGCCGTCACTAAAGCCCAGAAAAAGGACGGCAAGAAGCGCAAGCGCAGCCGCAAGGAGAGCTATTCCATCTACGTGTACAAGGTGCTGAAGCAGGTGCACCCGGACACCGGCATCTCGTCCAAGGCCATGGGCATCATGAACTCGTTTGTCAACGACATCTTCGAGCGCATCGCGGGCGAAGCGTCGCGCTTGGCGCATTACAACAAGCGCTCGACCATCACGTCCCGGGAGATCCAGACGGCCGTGCGCCTGCTGCTGCCCGGCGAGCTGGCGAAGCACGCCGTGTCCGAGGGCACCAAGGCGGTCACCAAGTACACCAGCTCCAAGTGA